One stretch of Procambarus clarkii isolate CNS0578487 chromosome 35, FALCON_Pclarkii_2.0, whole genome shotgun sequence DNA includes these proteins:
- the LOC123768515 gene encoding uncharacterized protein isoform X2, whose protein sequence is MRTAWGGIYLLSMSTTGAPGLTLLLLLRLLIQGLVVEGDWDRKRDDAVNSSSIGFSGSHWDSSSNIRRETPGLPKLSEPFISEYTNDDVKEQMPLQTNTLVFHIPDKLMQKISPGTTELICYITNDEHFPHSQTTEPITSIIKESPVFDPFEQFTSRPNESLTFQPTESIIYNRPNTLLCRPTEHSTFRRGKSFSHDETNSSPNRADTSFNDEERTSFQQANSTYHPQAHNYFSHQEEQNSVSQKDHPLFHQLNSSFHKQEQTPLQEKENTSFHLLKNTLYQQEKHTLFHQPNDTFQRHEYTPSHGEEYTPSHGDEYTSSHQGKHAPSHRDHDAFHSQKHLPFPQGELGPEHQTQEQHLFLHAHNTTFTVVNETFQPKPTLVYPTEHSTLEIYKYSPVQQTGVNLQGDNIHTHSEQPFTMLEKPLFYQKEQLPFNQGEHVSSESQEGIPLPLGNVSVHPEHIHSYQENANLYQKEHVTSYYEEHATTPFYHGEHSAYHREVHTPSHRKEHTPSQRELYQSHRDQSSPYHEEHTSFTQGEYNSSKREELTPFLYGEHSSFNREENSPSHREHFPSHVTEHDPSHLVEHTPSPREEHNPHMKEHNPPHMKEHDPSHMMEHNPSHMKEHNPPHMKEHNPSHMKEHNPSQHEGHDPFHIIEHIPSQHEEHNPPQQEHNASHVREHILSHQLEHILSQKLNDTFHQETSFQQVSPVHQVKSTMHYEEHSTLHPGEHSTLHPGEHSTLHPGENSTLHPGEHSTLHPGEHSTLDPGEHSTLHPGEHSTLHPGEHSTLHPGEHSTLHPGEHSTLHPGEHSTLHPGEHSTLHPGEHSTLHLQEHASSHLQEHVPFHQEHAPSHQEHSPSQKERALSHQERAPFHQEHPPSHQEHAPGHQEHPPFHQEHPPFHQEHPPSHQEHAPFHQEHPPSHQEHPPSHQEHAPFQEEHAPSHQEHAPSQQQEQKIFLKENITFHGQQQTPVHPKEHTPYHSEEHSPSHLEEHTTFQEHISFNGEQHSPFNQAITSMHEEHNPILQKEQLEPDQDTSHQDYTSYLRASYNIAYPEEDTAEPTAAQPQCDYSKFHHNHSMVLSGSSQCTTTRTSLPQQEKKEILRVHNSLRTQVARGEELRGDPGPQPQAANMAVLRWNEELAAVAQAWANQCLYAYDGFEKRKICSRNYVVGQNLYYDSGADVKLNWSRAVHGWYDEVVRVPRGFVDSLQVDNSGRRITHYTQVVWARTLEVGCGAATFRSQSGSESYVYVCNYGPSGNVLGAPQYLAGPPATACHPDSPSIIYPGLCDHESQDV, encoded by the exons ATGCGGACGGCATGGGGCGGCATTTACCTGCTGAGCATGTCGACCACCGGTGCCCCGGGGCTGACTCTCCTGCTGCTTCTTCGTCTGCTGATCCAAG GTTTGGTGGTGGAAGGAGACTGGGACAGAAAGAGAGATGATGCAGTCAACTCGTCTAGCATCGGGTTCTCCGGGTCCCACTGGGACTCTTCTTCAAACATTCGAAGAGAAACTCCAGGTCTCCCCAAGCTCTCAGAGCCATTCATCTCAGAGTATACAAATGATGACGTTAAAGAGCAGATGCCTCTCCAgacaaatacattagtctttcacATTCCAGACAAGTTGATGCAAAAGATATCTCCCGGCACTACGGAATTAATCTGTTACATTACAAATGACGAACATTTTCCCCATTCCCAAACAACAGAACCAATCACCTCCATTATAAAAGAATCACCTGTTTTCGATCCATTTGAACAATTCACTTCCCGGCCAAACGAATCACTTACTTTCCAACCAACGGAATCAATCATTTACAACAGGCCCAATACACTACTTTGCCGTCCTACAGAACATAGCACCTTCCGCAGAGGAAAATCTTTCTCTCACGATGAAACAAATTCCTCTCCCAACCGAGCAGACACATCTTTCAACGACGAAGAACGCACCAGTTTCCAGCAAGCAAATTCCACTTACCACCCACAGGCCCATAATTATTTCTCCCACCAAGAAGAACAGAACTCTGTCAGTCAAAAAGACCATCCTCTATTCCATCAGCTAAATTCCTCTTTTCATAAACAAGAACAGACACCTCTGCAGGAGAAGGAAAATACTTCTTTCCACCTACTAAAGAATACATTATACCAACAAGAAAAGCATACTCTCTTCCACCAACCTAATGACACTTTCCAGAGGCACGAATATACCCCAAGCCACGGTGAAGAATATACCCCAAGCCACGGAGACGAATATACCTCTTCCCATCAAGGGAAACACGCACCTTCCCACAGAGATCATGATGCTTTTCACAGTCAGAAACATCTTCCCTTTCCTCAAGGAGAACTTGGGCCTGAACACCAAACACAGGAGCAACACCTTTTCCTCCACGCACACAACACAACTTTCACAGTAGTTAATGAAACTTTCCAACCAAAACCAACCCTGGTTTATCCAACAGAACATTCCACTTTAGAAATATACAAATATAGTCCAGTCCAACAAACTGGGGTCAATTTACAAGGGGATAATATTCATACGCATTCAGAACAGCCCTTTACCATGCTAGAAAAGCCTCTCTTCTATCAAAAAGAACAACTCCCTTTCAACCAAGGAGAACATGTCTCTTCCGAGTCACAGGAAGGCATTCCTCTCCCTCTTGGTAATGTCAGTGTTCACCCAGAACACATTCATTCCTATCAAGAAAATGCAAACTTATACCAGAAAGAACATGTCACGTCTTACTATGAAGAACATGCCACTACCCCTTTCTACCACGGAGAACATTCTGCATACCATCGAGAAGTTCATACGCCTTCCCACCGTAAAGAACACACTCCTTCTCAAAGAGAACTTTATCAGTCGCACCGAGATCAAAGTTCTCCATACCACGAAGAACATACTTCTTTTACCCAAGGAGAGTATAATTCTTCCAAAAGAGAAGAACTTACTCCTTTCCTCTATGGAGAACATAGTTCTTTCAACCGAGAAGAAAATTCTCCCTCCCACCGAGAACACTTTCCTTCTCACGTGACAGAACATGATCCTTCTCATCTTGTAGAACATACACCTTCTCCCCGAGAGGAACATAATCCTCACATGAAAGAACATAATCCTCCTCATATGAAAGAACATGATCCTTCTCACATGATGGAACATAATCCTTCTCACATGAAAGAACATAATCCTCCTCACATGAAAGAACATAATCCTTCTCACATGAAAGAACATAATCCTTCCCAGCATGAAGGACATGATCCTTTTCACATAATAGAACATATTCCTTCTCAGCATGAAGAACATAACCCTCCCCAGCAAGAACATAATGCTTCTCACGTAAGAGAACATATTCTTTCCCACCAATTAGAACATATTCTTTCCCAAAAACTCAATGACACATTCCATCAAGAAACCTCTTTCCAACAAGTTTCTCCTGTCCACCAAGTTAAGTCCACGATGCATTATGAAGAACATTCCACTTTACACCCTGGAGAACATTCTACTTTACACCCTGGAGAACATTCCACTTTACACCCTGGAGAAAATTCCACTTTACACCCTGGAGAACATTCCACTTTACACCCTGGAGAACATTCCACTTTAGACCCTGGAGAACATTCCACTTTACACCCTGGAGAACATTCCACTTTACACCCTGGAGAACATTCCACTTTACACCCTGGAGAACATTCCACTTTACACCCTGGAGAACATTCCACTTTACACCCTGGAGAACATTCCACTTTACACCCTGGAGAACATTCCACTTTACACCCTGGAGAACATTCCACTTTACACCTGCAAGAACATGCATCTTCCCAC CTGCAAGAACATGTACCTTTCCACCAAGAACACGCTCCTTCCCACCAAGAACACTCTCCTTCCCAGAAAGAACGTGCTCTCTCCCACCAAGAACGTGCTCCTTTCCACCAAGAACACCCTCCTTCCCACCAAGAACATGCTCCGGGCCACCAAGAACACCCTCCTTTCCACCAAGAACACCCTCCTTTCCACCAAGAACACCCTCCTTCCCACCAAGAACATGCACCTTTCCACCAAGAACACCCTCCTTCCCACCAAGAACACCCTCCTTCCCACCAAGAACATGCTCCTTTCCAAGAAGAACATGCTCCTTCCCACCAAGAACATGCTCCTTCTCAACAACAAGAACAAAAAATTTTCCTCAAAGAAAATATCACTTTCCATGGACAGCAGCAAACTCCTGTCCACCCAAAAGAGCATACTCCTTACCATAGTGAAGAACACTCTCCTTCCCACCTTGAAGAACATACTACTTTCCAAGAACATATTTCTTTTAATGGAGAACAACATAGCCCTTTCAACCAAGCTATCACATCTATGCATGAAGAACATAATCCTATCCTGCAAAAGGAACAATTAGAACCGGATCAAGACACTTCCCACCAAGACTATACATCTTACCTGAGAGCCAGCTATAATATTGCGTATCCAGAAGAGGATACAGCTGAGCCCACTGCAGCCCAGCCACAATGTGACTATTCCAAgttccaccacaaccacagtatgGTACTGAGTGGCAGCtcccagtgtaccaccaccaggaCGAGTCTTCCTCAGCAGGAGAAGAAGGAAATCCTAAGGGTACACAACAGCCTCAGGACGCAG GTAGCGAGAGGAGAGGAGCTCCGGGGAGATCCTGGTCCACAGCCACAAGCCGCCAACATGGCCGTCCTGCGCTGGAATGAGGAGCTGGCCGCTGTTGCTCAG GCCTGGGCTAACCAATGTCTATACGCCTACGACGGGTTCGAGAAGAGAAAGATCTGCTCCAGGAACTACGTAGTCGGCCAGAACCTTTATTACGACTCCGGAGCTGATGTCAAGCTG
- the LOC123768515 gene encoding uncharacterized protein isoform X1 produces MRTAWGGIYLLSMSTTGAPGLTLLLLLRLLIQGLVVEGDWDRKRDDAVNSSSIGFSGSHWDSSSNIRRETPGLPKLSEPFISEYTNDDVKEQMPLQTNTLVFHIPDKLMQKISPGTTELICYITNDEHFPHSQTTEPITSIIKESPVFDPFEQFTSRPNESLTFQPTESIIYNRPNTLLCRPTEHSTFRRGKSFSHDETNSSPNRADTSFNDEERTSFQQANSTYHPQAHNYFSHQEEQNSVSQKDHPLFHQLNSSFHKQEQTPLQEKENTSFHLLKNTLYQQEKHTLFHQPNDTFQRHEYTPSHGEEYTPSHGDEYTSSHQGKHAPSHRDHDAFHSQKHLPFPQGELGPEHQTQEQHLFLHAHNTTFTVVNETFQPKPTLVYPTEHSTLEIYKYSPVQQTGVNLQGDNIHTHSEQPFTMLEKPLFYQKEQLPFNQGEHVSSESQEGIPLPLGNVSVHPEHIHSYQENANLYQKEHVTSYYEEHATTPFYHGEHSAYHREVHTPSHRKEHTPSQRELYQSHRDQSSPYHEEHTSFTQGEYNSSKREELTPFLYGEHSSFNREENSPSHREHFPSHVTEHDPSHLVEHTPSPREEHNPHMKEHNPPHMKEHDPSHMMEHNPSHMKEHNPPHMKEHNPSHMKEHNPSQHEGHDPFHIIEHIPSQHEEHNPPQQEHNASHVREHILSHQLEHILSQKLNDTFHQETSFQQVSPVHQVKSTMHYEEHSTLHPGEHSTLHPGEHSTLHPGENSTLHPGEHSTLHPGEHSTLDPGEHSTLHPGEHSTLHPGEHSTLHPGEHSTLHPGEHSTLHPGEHSTLHPGEHSTLHPGEHSTLHLQEHASSHLQEHASSHLQEHASSHLQEHVPFHQEHAPSHQEHSPSQKERALSHQERAPFHQEHPPSHQEHAPGHQEHPPFHQEHPPFHQEHPPSHQEHAPFHQEHPPSHQEHPPSHQEHAPFQEEHAPSHQEHAPSQQQEQKIFLKENITFHGQQQTPVHPKEHTPYHSEEHSPSHLEEHTTFQEHISFNGEQHSPFNQAITSMHEEHNPILQKEQLEPDQDTSHQDYTSYLRASYNIAYPEEDTAEPTAAQPQCDYSKFHHNHSMVLSGSSQCTTTRTSLPQQEKKEILRVHNSLRTQVARGEELRGDPGPQPQAANMAVLRWNEELAAVAQAWANQCLYAYDGFEKRKICSRNYVVGQNLYYDSGADVKLNWSRAVHGWYDEVVRVPRGFVDSLQVDNSGRRITHYTQVVWARTLEVGCGAATFRSQSGSESYVYVCNYGPSGNVLGAPQYLAGPPATACHPDSPSIIYPGLCDHESQDV; encoded by the exons ATGCGGACGGCATGGGGCGGCATTTACCTGCTGAGCATGTCGACCACCGGTGCCCCGGGGCTGACTCTCCTGCTGCTTCTTCGTCTGCTGATCCAAG GTTTGGTGGTGGAAGGAGACTGGGACAGAAAGAGAGATGATGCAGTCAACTCGTCTAGCATCGGGTTCTCCGGGTCCCACTGGGACTCTTCTTCAAACATTCGAAGAGAAACTCCAGGTCTCCCCAAGCTCTCAGAGCCATTCATCTCAGAGTATACAAATGATGACGTTAAAGAGCAGATGCCTCTCCAgacaaatacattagtctttcacATTCCAGACAAGTTGATGCAAAAGATATCTCCCGGCACTACGGAATTAATCTGTTACATTACAAATGACGAACATTTTCCCCATTCCCAAACAACAGAACCAATCACCTCCATTATAAAAGAATCACCTGTTTTCGATCCATTTGAACAATTCACTTCCCGGCCAAACGAATCACTTACTTTCCAACCAACGGAATCAATCATTTACAACAGGCCCAATACACTACTTTGCCGTCCTACAGAACATAGCACCTTCCGCAGAGGAAAATCTTTCTCTCACGATGAAACAAATTCCTCTCCCAACCGAGCAGACACATCTTTCAACGACGAAGAACGCACCAGTTTCCAGCAAGCAAATTCCACTTACCACCCACAGGCCCATAATTATTTCTCCCACCAAGAAGAACAGAACTCTGTCAGTCAAAAAGACCATCCTCTATTCCATCAGCTAAATTCCTCTTTTCATAAACAAGAACAGACACCTCTGCAGGAGAAGGAAAATACTTCTTTCCACCTACTAAAGAATACATTATACCAACAAGAAAAGCATACTCTCTTCCACCAACCTAATGACACTTTCCAGAGGCACGAATATACCCCAAGCCACGGTGAAGAATATACCCCAAGCCACGGAGACGAATATACCTCTTCCCATCAAGGGAAACACGCACCTTCCCACAGAGATCATGATGCTTTTCACAGTCAGAAACATCTTCCCTTTCCTCAAGGAGAACTTGGGCCTGAACACCAAACACAGGAGCAACACCTTTTCCTCCACGCACACAACACAACTTTCACAGTAGTTAATGAAACTTTCCAACCAAAACCAACCCTGGTTTATCCAACAGAACATTCCACTTTAGAAATATACAAATATAGTCCAGTCCAACAAACTGGGGTCAATTTACAAGGGGATAATATTCATACGCATTCAGAACAGCCCTTTACCATGCTAGAAAAGCCTCTCTTCTATCAAAAAGAACAACTCCCTTTCAACCAAGGAGAACATGTCTCTTCCGAGTCACAGGAAGGCATTCCTCTCCCTCTTGGTAATGTCAGTGTTCACCCAGAACACATTCATTCCTATCAAGAAAATGCAAACTTATACCAGAAAGAACATGTCACGTCTTACTATGAAGAACATGCCACTACCCCTTTCTACCACGGAGAACATTCTGCATACCATCGAGAAGTTCATACGCCTTCCCACCGTAAAGAACACACTCCTTCTCAAAGAGAACTTTATCAGTCGCACCGAGATCAAAGTTCTCCATACCACGAAGAACATACTTCTTTTACCCAAGGAGAGTATAATTCTTCCAAAAGAGAAGAACTTACTCCTTTCCTCTATGGAGAACATAGTTCTTTCAACCGAGAAGAAAATTCTCCCTCCCACCGAGAACACTTTCCTTCTCACGTGACAGAACATGATCCTTCTCATCTTGTAGAACATACACCTTCTCCCCGAGAGGAACATAATCCTCACATGAAAGAACATAATCCTCCTCATATGAAAGAACATGATCCTTCTCACATGATGGAACATAATCCTTCTCACATGAAAGAACATAATCCTCCTCACATGAAAGAACATAATCCTTCTCACATGAAAGAACATAATCCTTCCCAGCATGAAGGACATGATCCTTTTCACATAATAGAACATATTCCTTCTCAGCATGAAGAACATAACCCTCCCCAGCAAGAACATAATGCTTCTCACGTAAGAGAACATATTCTTTCCCACCAATTAGAACATATTCTTTCCCAAAAACTCAATGACACATTCCATCAAGAAACCTCTTTCCAACAAGTTTCTCCTGTCCACCAAGTTAAGTCCACGATGCATTATGAAGAACATTCCACTTTACACCCTGGAGAACATTCTACTTTACACCCTGGAGAACATTCCACTTTACACCCTGGAGAAAATTCCACTTTACACCCTGGAGAACATTCCACTTTACACCCTGGAGAACATTCCACTTTAGACCCTGGAGAACATTCCACTTTACACCCTGGAGAACATTCCACTTTACACCCTGGAGAACATTCCACTTTACACCCTGGAGAACATTCCACTTTACACCCTGGAGAACATTCCACTTTACACCCTGGAGAACATTCCACTTTACACCCTGGAGAACATTCCACTTTACACCCTGGAGAACATTCCACTTTACACCTGCAAGAACATGCATCTTCCCACCTGCAAGAACATGCATCTTCCCACCTGCAAGAACATGCATCTTCCCACCTGCAAGAACATGTACCTTTCCACCAAGAACACGCTCCTTCCCACCAAGAACACTCTCCTTCCCAGAAAGAACGTGCTCTCTCCCACCAAGAACGTGCTCCTTTCCACCAAGAACACCCTCCTTCCCACCAAGAACATGCTCCGGGCCACCAAGAACACCCTCCTTTCCACCAAGAACACCCTCCTTTCCACCAAGAACACCCTCCTTCCCACCAAGAACATGCACCTTTCCACCAAGAACACCCTCCTTCCCACCAAGAACACCCTCCTTCCCACCAAGAACATGCTCCTTTCCAAGAAGAACATGCTCCTTCCCACCAAGAACATGCTCCTTCTCAACAACAAGAACAAAAAATTTTCCTCAAAGAAAATATCACTTTCCATGGACAGCAGCAAACTCCTGTCCACCCAAAAGAGCATACTCCTTACCATAGTGAAGAACACTCTCCTTCCCACCTTGAAGAACATACTACTTTCCAAGAACATATTTCTTTTAATGGAGAACAACATAGCCCTTTCAACCAAGCTATCACATCTATGCATGAAGAACATAATCCTATCCTGCAAAAGGAACAATTAGAACCGGATCAAGACACTTCCCACCAAGACTATACATCTTACCTGAGAGCCAGCTATAATATTGCGTATCCAGAAGAGGATACAGCTGAGCCCACTGCAGCCCAGCCACAATGTGACTATTCCAAgttccaccacaaccacagtatgGTACTGAGTGGCAGCtcccagtgtaccaccaccaggaCGAGTCTTCCTCAGCAGGAGAAGAAGGAAATCCTAAGGGTACACAACAGCCTCAGGACGCAG GTAGCGAGAGGAGAGGAGCTCCGGGGAGATCCTGGTCCACAGCCACAAGCCGCCAACATGGCCGTCCTGCGCTGGAATGAGGAGCTGGCCGCTGTTGCTCAG GCCTGGGCTAACCAATGTCTATACGCCTACGACGGGTTCGAGAAGAGAAAGATCTGCTCCAGGAACTACGTAGTCGGCCAGAACCTTTATTACGACTCCGGAGCTGATGTCAAGCTG
- the LOC123768515 gene encoding uncharacterized protein isoform X3: MRTAWGGIYLLSMSTTGAPGLTLLLLLRLLIQGLVVEGDWDRKRDDAVNSSSIGFSGSHWDSSSNIRRETPGLPKLSEPFISEYTNDDVKEQMPLQTNTLVFHIPDKLMQKISPGTTELICYITNDEHFPHSQTTEPITSIIKESPVFDPFEQFTSRPNESLTFQPTESIIYNRPNTLLCRPTEHSTFRRGKSFSHDETNSSPNRADTSFNDEERTSFQQANSTYHPQAHNYFSHQEEQNSVSQKDHPLFHQLNSSFHKQEQTPLQEKENTSFHLLKNTLYQQEKHTLFHQPNDTFQRHEYTPSHGEEYTPSHGDEYTSSHQGKHAPSHRDHDAFHSQKHLPFPQGELGPEHQTQEQHLFLHAHNTTFTVVNETFQPKPTLVYPTEHSTLEIYKYSPVQQTGVNLQGDNIHTHSEQPFTMLEKPLFYQKEQLPFNQGEHVSSESQEGIPLPLGNVSVHPEHIHSYQENANLYQKEHVTSYYEEHATTPFYHGEHSAYHREVHTPSHRKEHTPSQRELYQSHRDQSSPYHEEHTSFTQGEYNSSKREELTPFLYGEHSSFNREENSPSHREHFPSHVTEHDPSHLVEHTPSPREEHNPHMKEHNPPHMKEHDPSHMMEHNPSHMKEHNPPHMKEHNPSHMKEHNPSQHEGHDPFHIIEHIPSQHEEHNPPQQEHNASHVREHILSHQLEHILSQKLNDTFHQETSFQQVSPVHQVKSTMHYEEHSTLHPGEHSTLHPGEHSTLHPGENSTLHPGEHSTLHPGEHSTLDPGEHSTLHPGEHSTLHPGEHSTLHPGEHSTLHPGEHSTLHPGEHSTLHPGEHSTLHPGEHSTLHLQEHASSHLQEHASSHLQEHASSHLQEHVPFHQEHAPSHQEHSPSQKERALSHQERAPFHQEHPPSHQEHAPGHQEHPPFHQEHPPFHQEHPPSHQEHAPFHQEHPPSHQEHPPSHQEHAPFQEEHAPSHQEHAPSQQQEQKIFLKENITFHGQQQTPVHPKEHTPYHSEEHSPSHLEEHTTFQEHISFNGEQHSPFNQAITSMHEEHNPILQKEQLEPDQDTSHQDYTSYLRASYNIAYPEEDTAEPTAAQPQCDYSKFHHNHSMVLSGSSQCTTTRTSLPQQEKKEILRVHNSLRTQVARGEELRGDPGPQPQAANMAVLRWNEELAAVAQAWANQCSYMPGLTNVHTGLG; encoded by the exons ATGCGGACGGCATGGGGCGGCATTTACCTGCTGAGCATGTCGACCACCGGTGCCCCGGGGCTGACTCTCCTGCTGCTTCTTCGTCTGCTGATCCAAG GTTTGGTGGTGGAAGGAGACTGGGACAGAAAGAGAGATGATGCAGTCAACTCGTCTAGCATCGGGTTCTCCGGGTCCCACTGGGACTCTTCTTCAAACATTCGAAGAGAAACTCCAGGTCTCCCCAAGCTCTCAGAGCCATTCATCTCAGAGTATACAAATGATGACGTTAAAGAGCAGATGCCTCTCCAgacaaatacattagtctttcacATTCCAGACAAGTTGATGCAAAAGATATCTCCCGGCACTACGGAATTAATCTGTTACATTACAAATGACGAACATTTTCCCCATTCCCAAACAACAGAACCAATCACCTCCATTATAAAAGAATCACCTGTTTTCGATCCATTTGAACAATTCACTTCCCGGCCAAACGAATCACTTACTTTCCAACCAACGGAATCAATCATTTACAACAGGCCCAATACACTACTTTGCCGTCCTACAGAACATAGCACCTTCCGCAGAGGAAAATCTTTCTCTCACGATGAAACAAATTCCTCTCCCAACCGAGCAGACACATCTTTCAACGACGAAGAACGCACCAGTTTCCAGCAAGCAAATTCCACTTACCACCCACAGGCCCATAATTATTTCTCCCACCAAGAAGAACAGAACTCTGTCAGTCAAAAAGACCATCCTCTATTCCATCAGCTAAATTCCTCTTTTCATAAACAAGAACAGACACCTCTGCAGGAGAAGGAAAATACTTCTTTCCACCTACTAAAGAATACATTATACCAACAAGAAAAGCATACTCTCTTCCACCAACCTAATGACACTTTCCAGAGGCACGAATATACCCCAAGCCACGGTGAAGAATATACCCCAAGCCACGGAGACGAATATACCTCTTCCCATCAAGGGAAACACGCACCTTCCCACAGAGATCATGATGCTTTTCACAGTCAGAAACATCTTCCCTTTCCTCAAGGAGAACTTGGGCCTGAACACCAAACACAGGAGCAACACCTTTTCCTCCACGCACACAACACAACTTTCACAGTAGTTAATGAAACTTTCCAACCAAAACCAACCCTGGTTTATCCAACAGAACATTCCACTTTAGAAATATACAAATATAGTCCAGTCCAACAAACTGGGGTCAATTTACAAGGGGATAATATTCATACGCATTCAGAACAGCCCTTTACCATGCTAGAAAAGCCTCTCTTCTATCAAAAAGAACAACTCCCTTTCAACCAAGGAGAACATGTCTCTTCCGAGTCACAGGAAGGCATTCCTCTCCCTCTTGGTAATGTCAGTGTTCACCCAGAACACATTCATTCCTATCAAGAAAATGCAAACTTATACCAGAAAGAACATGTCACGTCTTACTATGAAGAACATGCCACTACCCCTTTCTACCACGGAGAACATTCTGCATACCATCGAGAAGTTCATACGCCTTCCCACCGTAAAGAACACACTCCTTCTCAAAGAGAACTTTATCAGTCGCACCGAGATCAAAGTTCTCCATACCACGAAGAACATACTTCTTTTACCCAAGGAGAGTATAATTCTTCCAAAAGAGAAGAACTTACTCCTTTCCTCTATGGAGAACATAGTTCTTTCAACCGAGAAGAAAATTCTCCCTCCCACCGAGAACACTTTCCTTCTCACGTGACAGAACATGATCCTTCTCATCTTGTAGAACATACACCTTCTCCCCGAGAGGAACATAATCCTCACATGAAAGAACATAATCCTCCTCATATGAAAGAACATGATCCTTCTCACATGATGGAACATAATCCTTCTCACATGAAAGAACATAATCCTCCTCACATGAAAGAACATAATCCTTCTCACATGAAAGAACATAATCCTTCCCAGCATGAAGGACATGATCCTTTTCACATAATAGAACATATTCCTTCTCAGCATGAAGAACATAACCCTCCCCAGCAAGAACATAATGCTTCTCACGTAAGAGAACATATTCTTTCCCACCAATTAGAACATATTCTTTCCCAAAAACTCAATGACACATTCCATCAAGAAACCTCTTTCCAACAAGTTTCTCCTGTCCACCAAGTTAAGTCCACGATGCATTATGAAGAACATTCCACTTTACACCCTGGAGAACATTCTACTTTACACCCTGGAGAACATTCCACTTTACACCCTGGAGAAAATTCCACTTTACACCCTGGAGAACATTCCACTTTACACCCTGGAGAACATTCCACTTTAGACCCTGGAGAACATTCCACTTTACACCCTGGAGAACATTCCACTTTACACCCTGGAGAACATTCCACTTTACACCCTGGAGAACATTCCACTTTACACCCTGGAGAACATTCCACTTTACACCCTGGAGAACATTCCACTTTACACCCTGGAGAACATTCCACTTTACACCCTGGAGAACATTCCACTTTACACCTGCAAGAACATGCATCTTCCCACCTGCAAGAACATGCATCTTCCCACCTGCAAGAACATGCATCTTCCCACCTGCAAGAACATGTACCTTTCCACCAAGAACACGCTCCTTCCCACCAAGAACACTCTCCTTCCCAGAAAGAACGTGCTCTCTCCCACCAAGAACGTGCTCCTTTCCACCAAGAACACCCTCCTTCCCACCAAGAACATGCTCCGGGCCACCAAGAACACCCTCCTTTCCACCAAGAACACCCTCCTTTCCACCAAGAACACCCTCCTTCCCACCAAGAACATGCACCTTTCCACCAAGAACACCCTCCTTCCCACCAAGAACACCCTCCTTCCCACCAAGAACATGCTCCTTTCCAAGAAGAACATGCTCCTTCCCACCAAGAACATGCTCCTTCTCAACAACAAGAACAAAAAATTTTCCTCAAAGAAAATATCACTTTCCATGGACAGCAGCAAACTCCTGTCCACCCAAAAGAGCATACTCCTTACCATAGTGAAGAACACTCTCCTTCCCACCTTGAAGAACATACTACTTTCCAAGAACATATTTCTTTTAATGGAGAACAACATAGCCCTTTCAACCAAGCTATCACATCTATGCATGAAGAACATAATCCTATCCTGCAAAAGGAACAATTAGAACCGGATCAAGACACTTCCCACCAAGACTATACATCTTACCTGAGAGCCAGCTATAATATTGCGTATCCAGAAGAGGATACAGCTGAGCCCACTGCAGCCCAGCCACAATGTGACTATTCCAAgttccaccacaaccacagtatgGTACTGAGTGGCAGCtcccagtgtaccaccaccaggaCGAGTCTTCCTCAGCAGGAGAAGAAGGAAATCCTAAGGGTACACAACAGCCTCAGGACGCAG GTAGCGAGAGGAGAGGAGCTCCGGGGAGATCCTGGTCCACAGCCACAAGCCGCCAACATGGCCGTCCTGCGCTGGAATGAGGAGCTGGCCGCTGTTGCTCAG GCCTGGGCTAACCAATGTTCATACATGCCTGGGCTAACCAATGTTCATACAGGCCTGGGCTAA